The Virgibacillus dokdonensis genome includes a window with the following:
- the pepF gene encoding oligoendopeptidase F: MAKANKELPKRKELPVELTWRLEDIFETDEAWEQELTDLQKAIPEIENYQGTLGSSAKNLYDVLKLQDQLSERLGKLFTYAHMRYDQDTTNSFYQRINAQAENVITVASSKMSYIVPEILEINEATLKQFLQEEEGLQVYQKTLDEITRQRPHILNKREEAILAEASEPLGTASQTFGMLNNADLTFPSIKDENGEEVDVTHGRYIRFMESQDRSVRKAAFQAMYETYGAFKNTFASTLSGNIKKDNFVAKVRNYESARQAALDNNHIPEKVYDNLVEAVNERLPLLHRYIQLRKKVLELDELHMYDIYTPLVRDVDMEITYEKAQQYVLEGLAPLGEGYLNIVKEAYDNRWIDVEENKGKRSGAYSSGAYGTNPYILLNWQDNVNDMFTLAHELGHSVHSYYTRNNQPYRYGNYSIFVAEVASTCNEALLNDYLLKNLTDEKQKLYVLNHFLEGFRGTVFRQTMFAEFEHMIHVKQQQGEALTAEKLTELYYDLNKKYYGDDVISDEEIGLEWARIPHFYYNYYVYQYATGYSAATALAQQILTEGDGAVERYTDFLKAGSSEYPIEVLQKAGVDMNSKQTILDALDVFAEKLEQLEGLLK, translated from the coding sequence ATGGCAAAAGCTAATAAAGAACTACCTAAAAGAAAAGAACTCCCTGTTGAATTAACATGGAGGTTAGAGGACATTTTTGAAACGGATGAAGCATGGGAACAGGAATTAACAGATTTGCAGAAAGCTATTCCAGAAATTGAAAATTACCAAGGCACATTAGGTTCCTCAGCGAAAAACCTTTATGATGTGTTAAAGCTTCAGGATCAATTATCGGAACGGTTAGGCAAGCTCTTTACATATGCACATATGCGTTATGATCAGGATACGACAAATTCATTTTATCAGCGGATAAATGCACAAGCAGAAAACGTTATCACGGTTGCATCTAGTAAAATGAGCTATATTGTACCAGAGATTTTAGAAATTAACGAAGCTACATTAAAGCAGTTTTTGCAAGAAGAAGAAGGTTTGCAAGTTTATCAAAAAACATTGGATGAAATCACTCGTCAGCGACCGCATATTTTAAATAAGCGCGAAGAGGCCATTTTAGCTGAAGCTTCAGAGCCGTTAGGAACTGCTTCTCAGACGTTTGGTATGTTAAACAATGCAGATTTAACGTTTCCATCAATTAAGGATGAAAACGGAGAAGAAGTAGATGTTACACATGGTAGATATATTCGCTTTATGGAATCACAAGATCGTTCTGTACGGAAGGCAGCTTTTCAAGCGATGTATGAAACTTACGGTGCATTTAAAAACACATTTGCGTCGACATTGAGTGGAAATATCAAAAAAGATAACTTTGTTGCAAAAGTAAGAAATTACGAATCTGCTAGACAAGCCGCACTTGATAATAATCATATTCCGGAGAAAGTGTATGATAATTTAGTTGAAGCAGTTAATGAACGTCTTCCGTTACTGCATCGATATATTCAATTGCGTAAAAAAGTATTGGAATTAGATGAATTGCATATGTACGATATTTATACACCGCTTGTTCGTGATGTTGATATGGAAATAACCTATGAAAAAGCGCAGCAATATGTGCTTGAAGGCCTTGCTCCATTAGGAGAGGGGTATTTAAATATCGTGAAAGAAGCGTACGATAATCGATGGATTGATGTAGAAGAAAATAAAGGAAAACGCAGTGGGGCTTATTCTTCAGGTGCTTATGGAACGAATCCTTACATTTTGCTGAATTGGCAGGATAATGTAAATGATATGTTTACTTTAGCTCATGAACTAGGGCATTCTGTTCATAGCTACTATACGCGAAATAACCAACCTTATCGTTATGGAAACTACTCTATTTTTGTTGCAGAAGTTGCTTCTACATGCAATGAAGCATTGTTAAATGATTACTTATTAAAAAATCTAACAGATGAAAAACAAAAGCTATACGTATTAAATCATTTTCTAGAAGGATTTAGAGGAACTGTATTTCGTCAAACGATGTTTGCTGAGTTTGAACATATGATCCATGTAAAGCAACAGCAAGGAGAAGCTCTAACTGCAGAAAAGCTTACTGAATTGTATTATGATTTGAATAAAAAATATTATGGTGATGATGTTATTTCTGATGAAGAAATTGGTCTGGAATGGGCGCGAATCCCTCACTTCTATTACAATTATTATGTATATCAGTATGCAACAGGATATTCAGCAGCAACGGCCTTAGCGCAGCAAATTTTAACAGAAGGCGATGGAGCTGTGGAACGTTATACGGATTTTCTAAAAGCAGGTAGTAGCGAGTACCCGATTGAAGTATTGCAAAAAGCTGGCGTAGATATGAATAGTAAACAAACGATTTTGGATGCATTAGATGTGTTTGCTGAAAAACTGGAGCAATTAGAAGGTCTGCTTAAGTAA
- a CDS encoding ClpXP adapter SpxH family protein has protein sequence MSWEYSGADSLYQNTSEKYSYFDFVQKPIEIYVFIDPLCPECWALEPFLKKLSTEYGRFFTIRPIISGYLNLLNQESFERPRNIKELWEKTAKRTGMCCDGDLWEENPVSSPWIASLAIKAAELQGKKAGKMFLRKIRENAFLYKQDISKESALLTCAEEANLDVNEFISDLYSKSAKKALQSDVKLTQEMQVEYIPTIVFFNQFTEEQGIKISGLYPYDIYLRVLREILQKQAIPSEKPMLEDFLSYYKTVSTTEIAVVYDWSQAKTEREMKKLQLRQKVKCIPVKHGNFWVYQE, from the coding sequence GTGAGTTGGGAATATTCTGGAGCAGATTCCTTGTATCAAAACACATCGGAAAAATATAGCTATTTTGATTTTGTTCAGAAACCTATAGAAATCTACGTCTTTATCGACCCATTATGTCCTGAATGTTGGGCGCTTGAACCTTTTTTAAAGAAACTTTCTACAGAATATGGACGTTTTTTCACTATTCGTCCAATCATTAGTGGTTATTTAAATTTATTAAACCAAGAATCTTTTGAACGTCCACGTAACATAAAGGAATTGTGGGAAAAAACAGCAAAACGGACTGGCATGTGCTGTGATGGAGATCTATGGGAAGAGAATCCTGTCTCCAGTCCATGGATTGCTTCTTTAGCTATTAAAGCGGCAGAATTACAAGGAAAAAAAGCTGGAAAAATGTTTTTACGTAAAATTCGTGAAAATGCATTCTTATATAAACAAGATATTTCGAAAGAGTCTGCTCTTTTAACCTGTGCAGAGGAAGCTAATTTAGATGTGAATGAGTTTATATCTGATCTTTATTCCAAGTCAGCAAAAAAAGCACTTCAATCAGACGTAAAGCTAACACAAGAAATGCAAGTTGAATATATTCCAACGATTGTTTTTTTTAATCAATTTACAGAAGAACAAGGAATTAAAATTTCTGGACTTTATCCATATGATATTTATTTACGTGTTCTAAGAGAAATATTGCAAAAACAAGCAATTCCTTCTGAAAAACCGATGTTGGAAGATTTCCTTTCTTACTACAAAACCGTAAGCACCACAGAAATTGCAGTCGTTTATGACTGGTCACAGGCTAAAACAGAGCGAGAAATGAAAAAATTGCAATTAAGACAAAAGGTCAAATGTATACCAGTGAAACATGGGAATTTTTGGGTCTACCAAGAATAG
- a CDS encoding competence protein CoiA, which translates to MLQAMDKYGNKITLFTNTYREIVNMKKNEQSFFCPICKGAVFIRSGKKVIPHFAHYPNPDCHAAEEGEGVYHERGKMLLFNWLTKQNLAVELESYIKEIKQRPDLLLHIGKKRIAIEYQCATISRELLKARTEGYRSVGIYPLWILGANQLKRKSAHKLRINTFVQSFIHQFSAQLSPRIFFFCPVANQFIIAHDIYMTSKQLAVTTLINSKLNQISFLNLFDHKLFTSEKLYTLWEQEKLIFRTKQRHKLSIQQLQWHKWLYSKNVYLHNLPSIIYLPIQSQLFMNRPLWEWQSRFVLEKLALLQIGETINIASYKRISKVNTTSEFPLTCNTFNPLYEYMLLLKQLQMFSQQSAITFRKQTDVYFPKTIDEAIIADRHLLHRLKQQKISMFFPK; encoded by the coding sequence ATGCTACAAGCTATGGACAAGTATGGTAACAAAATAACATTATTTACAAATACTTACCGAGAAATAGTTAATATGAAAAAAAACGAGCAATCTTTTTTTTGCCCTATATGCAAAGGCGCCGTTTTTATACGTTCTGGTAAAAAGGTAATTCCTCATTTTGCGCACTATCCTAATCCAGATTGTCACGCAGCAGAAGAGGGAGAGGGTGTGTATCATGAACGGGGAAAAATGTTGCTTTTTAACTGGTTGACTAAACAGAATCTAGCAGTTGAATTAGAATCGTATATTAAAGAAATTAAACAACGTCCAGATTTACTTCTCCATATTGGAAAAAAGCGGATAGCAATCGAGTATCAATGTGCAACTATTTCTAGGGAACTTCTAAAAGCTCGAACAGAAGGTTATCGTTCGGTTGGCATTTACCCATTATGGATATTAGGGGCAAACCAGTTAAAACGAAAAAGCGCCCATAAATTACGAATAAATACTTTCGTTCAGTCTTTTATCCACCAGTTTTCCGCTCAGCTTTCACCACGAATTTTCTTCTTTTGTCCAGTAGCAAATCAATTCATTATTGCCCACGATATATATATGACTTCCAAACAATTAGCTGTTACCACCTTAATAAATTCCAAATTAAATCAAATTTCATTTTTAAATTTGTTTGATCATAAATTATTTACTAGCGAAAAATTGTATACGCTATGGGAGCAAGAAAAATTAATCTTTCGTACAAAACAACGTCATAAACTTTCTATTCAACAGCTTCAATGGCACAAATGGCTCTACAGCAAAAACGTATATCTTCATAACCTTCCTTCTATTATTTATCTTCCAATTCAATCCCAGCTTTTCATGAACAGGCCGCTATGGGAGTGGCAAAGTCGCTTTGTATTAGAAAAATTGGCTTTACTCCAAATTGGTGAGACGATAAACATCGCTTCTTATAAAAGAATCTCTAAGGTGAATACAACAAGTGAATTTCCTTTAACCTGTAATACATTCAATCCATTATATGAATATATGCTACTCCTCAAGCAACTGCAAATGTTTAGCCAACAGTCTGCAATCACTTTTAGGAAACAAACGGATGTTTATTTTCCTAAAACAATAGATGAAGCAATTATTGCTGATAGACATCTTCTCCACAGATTGAAACAGCAAAAAATAAGCATGTTTTTTCCAAAATAA